Proteins found in one Nitrosopumilus maritimus SCM1 genomic segment:
- a CDS encoding DNA-3-methyladenine glycosylase family protein, with protein MQIKQPIDVENSINSGQVFLWRKNKEFWYGVNGQDILEVNKNGKIKSLQNYKTDFFRNNDNFDEIIKSISKDKIVKNAVKKYPGLRIIKQDPFQCLISFIVSSNSNIQKIKTNLENISQKFGERVEYKDQEFFLFPNAKTLSKASITEIKNCGVGYRAKFIKEASKIFASEKIMIDDLKSSDYFDAKKKIRIIPGIGNKVADCILLFSLDKLESFPLDRWMIRILEKYYSKKFQIDTKTITEKQYDILHEKIVDYFGLYAGYAQQFLFKMERENYQKKWL; from the coding sequence ATGCAAATAAAGCAACCAATAGATGTTGAAAATTCAATAAACAGCGGTCAAGTTTTTCTTTGGAGAAAGAATAAAGAATTTTGGTACGGAGTAAACGGACAAGACATACTAGAAGTAAACAAAAATGGAAAAATAAAGTCATTACAAAATTACAAAACAGATTTTTTTAGAAATAATGATAATTTTGATGAAATTATCAAATCGATTTCAAAAGACAAGATAGTAAAAAATGCTGTAAAAAAATATCCAGGGCTTAGAATCATAAAACAAGATCCATTCCAATGTTTGATTTCATTTATCGTATCATCAAACTCTAACATCCAAAAAATTAAAACAAATCTAGAAAACATATCACAAAAATTTGGAGAAAGAGTGGAATACAAAGATCAAGAGTTTTTTTTATTTCCTAATGCAAAAACGCTTTCCAAAGCATCAATAACTGAAATTAAAAATTGTGGAGTTGGATATCGTGCAAAATTCATCAAAGAAGCCTCAAAAATTTTTGCTTCTGAAAAAATTATGATTGATGATTTGAAATCAAGTGATTATTTTGATGCAAAAAAGAAGATTCGCATCATTCCAGGCATAGGAAACAAAGTTGCAGATTGTATTTTATTATTTTCTCTTGATAAGTTAGAATCATTTCCATTAGATAGATGGATGATTAGAATTTTAGAGAAATATTATTCAAAAAAATTTCAAATAGATACCAAAACAATTACAGAAAAACAATATGATATTCTACATGAAAAGATTGTAGATTATTTTGGGCTATATGCAGGATATGCACAACAGTTTCTCTTCAAAATGGAAAGAGAAAATTATCAAAAAAAGTGGCTGTAA
- a CDS encoding twin-arginine translocation signal domain-containing protein, whose protein sequence is MSEVGTKKSTGLSRRDFLKLMGAAGTGLAFAPFVPFGNFMPNPNQASLEKVPVILPDGTQANVNTYPINHAEVITYPATGDAALDAEAFRKWQFIRLPEELGGAKNDPSAFRAFSMICLHLWCLWKYWPDEGRKRGECPCHGSMYDPVSGTAYVGPASVQASPSNTLPKLTLEVDSDGLVFILPPKFNAQENGVIGYGRFA, encoded by the coding sequence ATGTCAGAGGTGGGGACGAAAAAGTCTACCGGATTATCCCGAAGAGACTTTCTAAAGTTAATGGGTGCAGCAGGAACTGGTTTAGCTTTTGCTCCATTTGTCCCATTTGGTAATTTCATGCCAAACCCAAATCAGGCTTCTCTTGAGAAAGTACCTGTAATTCTACCTGATGGCACTCAAGCTAACGTTAACACTTACCCAATAAATCACGCTGAAGTCATTACATATCCTGCAACCGGTGATGCAGCACTTGATGCTGAAGCATTTCGTAAATGGCAATTCATTAGATTACCTGAAGAATTAGGTGGAGCAAAAAATGATCCTTCTGCATTTAGAGCTTTCAGTATGATTTGCCTTCATCTTTGGTGTTTGTGGAAATATTGGCCTGATGAGGGACGAAAAAGAGGTGAATGCCCATGTCATGGAAGTATGTATGATCCAGTTTCTGGAACTGCATATGTTGGTCCTGCATCAGTACAAGCTTCACCATCAAACACTTTACCTAAACTAACTTTGGAAGTTGATTCAGATGGATTAGTATTCATCTTGCCCCCAAAGTTTAACGCGCAAGAAAATGGAGTAATTGGATATGGCCGTTTCGCTTGA
- a CDS encoding cupredoxin domain-containing protein: MSSPTSSHAYGIGLIALLVGLSASVVFYTSFYLPESLAKPSVSHAILEPAEEFFLIEIVPGAVNDDGNDYLPQKAEALLTFTNNVRWINNDDTAHTVTPDHRYTDGYSGDFGSPGVIKPGDTYEFLFTEETVIHYFCQPHPWMKGEITIAKSRF, encoded by the coding sequence ATGAGTAGTCCAACATCTAGTCATGCCTATGGTATTGGACTTATTGCATTACTTGTTGGACTATCTGCATCTGTAGTCTTTTACACTTCGTTTTATCTTCCTGAATCTTTAGCAAAACCATCAGTTTCTCATGCAATTCTAGAACCTGCAGAAGAATTTTTCCTAATTGAAATTGTTCCAGGTGCAGTTAATGATGACGGTAATGACTATCTTCCACAAAAGGCTGAAGCGCTGCTGACATTTACAAACAATGTCCGGTGGATAAACAATGATGATACTGCTCATACTGTAACCCCTGATCACCGATATACTGATGGGTATAGTGGTGACTTTGGTTCTCCCGGAGTAATTAAACCTGGGGATACCTATGAGTTCTTATTTACAGAAGAAACTGTAATTCATTATTTCTGTCAGCCTCATCCTTGGATGAAAGGTGAAATTACAATCGCAAAGAGCAGATTCTAG
- a CDS encoding polyhedron envelope protein domain-containing protein, translating to MKLNILFLFFTILLIIQIPNSYAQFDTTDDEFVGLSLYTNSKVYAPSHNLQIYGTGLPEENLILRLFAPDETIAKFDQLTTNADGSYNHSLLTWPQPSSNLPYGTYTVEVISTAQNGISKTIDVKFSSTTDLVDVPVERHVNTLVFAPETAAINQPIRVFVQTTSDGLLIGNEAGIKELLGNTHVHLPSGMTVTLTSSFKALHQGLYYVDYTPIEEGTHVFHVIAFSQGTTSHGSAATNVLSQDLGGISEQIIRLNTILDDTSKELDVLKSEIEGFDNTLETASSKIDESTGTISTSVEFISEASSQLNSLLFPIIASIGIIVALQIAILARRR from the coding sequence ATGAAATTAAATATTTTGTTTCTATTTTTTACTATATTACTAATAATTCAAATTCCTAATTCTTATGCCCAATTTGATACAACAGATGATGAATTTGTAGGGCTAAGTTTGTATACAAATAGTAAAGTCTATGCACCATCTCACAATCTTCAAATATATGGAACTGGTTTGCCTGAAGAAAATTTAATTTTAAGATTATTTGCACCTGATGAAACAATTGCAAAATTTGATCAATTAACTACTAATGCTGATGGTTCTTACAATCATTCTTTATTGACATGGCCGCAACCTTCATCCAACTTACCTTACGGCACATACACTGTTGAAGTAATTAGTACTGCACAAAATGGAATTTCCAAAACAATTGATGTAAAATTTTCGTCCACCACTGATCTTGTTGATGTCCCTGTTGAAAGACATGTCAATACACTAGTTTTTGCACCTGAAACTGCTGCAATAAACCAGCCAATTCGAGTATTTGTACAAACAACAAGCGATGGATTGTTGATAGGAAATGAAGCAGGAATCAAAGAATTATTGGGAAACACACATGTTCATTTACCTTCAGGTATGACTGTAACATTAACTAGTTCATTCAAAGCTCTCCATCAAGGATTATACTATGTAGATTACACTCCGATTGAAGAAGGTACTCATGTCTTTCACGTTATAGCATTTAGCCAGGGAACTACATCTCACGGTTCTGCTGCAACAAATGTCTTAAGTCAGGATTTGGGTGGAATATCTGAACAAATAATTCGTCTAAATACAATTTTAGATGATACATCAAAAGAACTGGATGTTTTAAAATCTGAAATTGAAGGATTTGATAACACTCTGGAAACTGCAAGTAGTAAAATTGATGAAAGTACTGGTACCATTTCTACCTCTGTAGAATTTATCAGTGAGGCCTCATCACAATTAAACTCATTATTGTTTCCAATCATAGCATCTATTGGAATCATAGTTGCATTACAGATTGCAATTTTGGCACGAAGAAGATAG
- a CDS encoding MBL fold metallo-hydrolase, which produces MNVKVLGAANEVGRSGFLVNCNGTNLLLDYGVLFGRRGTPPQYPLHVKPKDLDAIIITHAHLDHSGNVPSLFVSGNTDVYATPPTFDLSKLLIEDMLKIEKNSHPFDLPELNNMMRNAKEIGFKQKITKGNATFELRESGHVIGGSTVLVESENKRLFYTGDIKTNGSRMLREMDLDIGEIDLLITESTYAMTEQKPRKESEAELIEFANEVMDRKGILFIPSFSVERSQEIACILRNANFKHRIIMDGMALKVNEIMFKHPEYLRDPKIFSDAINRATSITEHSERKRAMEEPCVVISPAGMLVGGNAVFYLQHLAFDDRNGIALVSYQGDGTPGRKLLETGKVSSRGKDINVTAQVKQFEFSGHADRNELFDMIKKIKGNPKVLTVHGDSESCDLFAQEIHEKFGLETHSPAVNEEIPI; this is translated from the coding sequence TTGAATGTTAAAGTTTTAGGAGCTGCCAACGAGGTAGGCAGATCAGGTTTTTTAGTAAATTGTAATGGAACAAATCTCTTACTTGATTATGGAGTATTATTTGGCAGAAGAGGTACACCTCCACAATATCCACTTCATGTAAAACCCAAGGATTTAGATGCAATAATTATCACCCATGCCCACCTGGATCATTCTGGAAACGTTCCATCTCTATTTGTAAGTGGAAATACAGATGTTTATGCAACTCCACCAACTTTTGATTTATCAAAACTATTGATTGAAGATATGCTAAAAATTGAAAAGAATTCGCATCCATTTGACCTACCAGAATTAAACAACATGATGAGAAATGCCAAAGAAATTGGATTCAAACAAAAAATTACTAAAGGTAATGCAACATTTGAGTTAAGAGAATCAGGACATGTGATTGGGGGCAGTACAGTTTTAGTAGAATCTGAAAATAAACGACTGTTCTATACAGGAGATATCAAGACAAACGGTTCAAGAATGCTTCGAGAAATGGATTTGGATATAGGAGAAATTGACTTGTTAATTACTGAAAGCACCTATGCCATGACAGAACAAAAACCAAGAAAAGAATCTGAAGCAGAACTAATAGAATTTGCAAACGAAGTAATGGATAGAAAAGGAATTTTGTTTATCCCATCATTTTCAGTTGAACGTTCTCAAGAGATTGCATGCATTCTAAGAAACGCAAATTTCAAACATAGAATTATCATGGACGGCATGGCACTAAAAGTAAATGAAATTATGTTTAAGCATCCAGAATATTTGCGAGATCCAAAAATTTTCTCTGATGCAATTAACAGAGCAACTTCAATTACAGAACATTCTGAAAGAAAACGTGCAATGGAGGAACCATGTGTTGTTATTTCACCTGCAGGTATGTTAGTTGGAGGAAATGCAGTTTTCTATTTACAACATCTAGCATTTGATGACAGAAATGGAATTGCGCTTGTTTCCTACCAAGGAGATGGCACACCAGGTAGAAAATTGCTAGAAACAGGAAAAGTATCATCAAGAGGAAAAGACATCAATGTGACTGCACAAGTAAAACAGTTTGAATTTTCAGGCCATGCAGACAGAAATGAATTATTTGATATGATTAAAAAAATCAAAGGAAATCCAAAGGTTTTGACTGTACACGGGGATTCAGAATCTTGTGATTTGTTTGCACAAGAAATTCATGAGAAATTTGGATTAGAGACACATTCTCCTGCAGTTAATGAAGAGATTCCAATCTAA
- a CDS encoding ATP-binding protein, translating to MPIAILPDIDEQRCIGCALCVEICTTLGPDVLRVKPVEGWKRGKAFVFYPERCISDGACIGVCPTKSIFWMRPMNYTAGQPVPLHKNGIFINGWAEDAAL from the coding sequence ATGCCAATAGCAATACTTCCAGACATCGATGAACAAAGATGTATCGGATGTGCACTATGTGTAGAAATCTGTACAACTCTTGGTCCTGATGTCCTTAGAGTAAAACCAGTTGAAGGCTGGAAGAGAGGTAAAGCATTTGTATTTTATCCAGAGAGATGTATTTCTGACGGTGCATGCATCGGTGTATGCCCAACAAAATCAATCTTTTGGATGAGACCAATGAATTACACTGCTGGACAACCAGTACCTCTTCACAAAAACGGTATCTTCATCAACGGTTGGGCAGAAGACGCAGCACTATAA
- a CDS encoding cytochrome b: MAVSLEPRRNGVVEFLYWLWEGVDRTIFTAIKFSFPARFVSPFGFLGMLTFIVFIILGISGALLMFYYQPILDRAWDSVQFINDEVPFGFHIRNIHYHGSNAMVLLAVLHMYYQYFSGRYKIRNEVLWMTGVILGVVTILEAFTGYDVIFSERAQLAISIAASLTTSIPVAGSVIRDAALGSGFSDFVLRFYAQHVFLLPIVMLGLMAVHFPRFLVFDVPMVMAIAGAILITGGVFPIDLGFKFEPTVPPGVTVPEWYLTGIYAFMRTQYDKFVTGLLWPLIFIISFVLIPFIDRYKKFSWRDRPIITAFGITSLAQIMVTTYWGFYISPDISIPLVERLVIDPVFFYSVMILLVPMSFGFTYMMIKLANEAERKSKLAKNTGPQKVATLDLSEKWINWLLVALLAFQVFLNIAAYNAALTGMNNMSLFFVGLILMVFAGFFHIYRYGMSQQKNAPPAPPAPVSDEKPKLAEPEESSQPEESAKLPEGETAAEKPEEKPIAPEVSAPKTQADLGVGADNNPNLGTGDLNKP; the protein is encoded by the coding sequence ATGGCCGTTTCGCTTGAGCCAAGAAGAAATGGTGTAGTTGAATTTCTCTATTGGTTATGGGAAGGTGTAGATAGAACTATCTTTACTGCAATCAAGTTTTCATTTCCTGCAAGATTTGTAAGTCCATTTGGATTTTTGGGAATGTTAACATTCATTGTGTTTATCATTCTAGGAATTTCAGGAGCTCTGCTCATGTTTTACTATCAACCGATATTGGATAGAGCATGGGATAGTGTTCAATTCATTAACGATGAAGTTCCATTTGGATTCCACATTAGAAACATACACTATCATGGTTCTAATGCAATGGTTCTCTTAGCTGTTCTTCACATGTATTATCAATACTTTAGTGGAAGATACAAAATTAGAAATGAAGTTTTATGGATGACTGGTGTTATCTTAGGCGTTGTTACTATCTTAGAAGCATTTACTGGATATGATGTTATATTCTCTGAAAGAGCGCAACTTGCAATTAGTATTGCAGCGTCGTTAACCACTTCAATTCCAGTGGCCGGATCTGTCATACGTGACGCGGCGTTGGGTAGTGGGTTCTCGGACTTTGTATTGAGATTCTATGCTCAACATGTGTTCTTGTTGCCAATAGTTATGCTTGGATTGATGGCAGTTCACTTCCCAAGATTCTTGGTATTTGATGTACCAATGGTTATGGCAATTGCTGGTGCAATTTTGATTACTGGTGGTGTTTTCCCAATTGATTTGGGATTCAAGTTTGAGCCGACCGTACCGCCTGGTGTAACCGTACCTGAATGGTATTTGACTGGAATTTATGCATTCATGAGAACTCAGTATGATAAGTTTGTAACAGGGTTGCTGTGGCCTTTGATATTCATTATATCGTTTGTATTGATTCCATTTATTGATAGATACAAGAAATTCTCTTGGAGAGATAGACCAATTATTACTGCATTTGGAATTACCAGCCTTGCACAGATTATGGTAACAACTTATTGGGGATTCTATATCTCACCTGACATCTCAATTCCATTAGTTGAGCGTTTGGTAATTGATCCTGTGTTCTTTTACAGTGTGATGATATTGTTAGTTCCTATGAGTTTTGGATTTACATACATGATGATCAAACTTGCAAATGAAGCAGAGAGAAAATCAAAACTAGCAAAAAATACTGGTCCGCAGAAAGTTGCAACCTTAGATCTATCTGAAAAATGGATTAACTGGTTACTTGTTGCATTACTAGCATTCCAAGTATTCCTTAACATTGCAGCATACAATGCAGCTTTGACTGGCATGAACAACATGTCTTTGTTCTTTGTTGGATTGATACTGATGGTATTTGCTGGTTTCTTCCATATCTACAGATATGGTATGAGTCAGCAAAAGAATGCTCCTCCAGCTCCTCCAGCTCCTGTATCTGATGAGAAACCAAAACTAGCTGAACCAGAAGAATCTTCACAACCCGAAGAATCTGCAAAACTTCCTGAAGGTGAAACTGCAGCAGAAAAACCTGAAGAGAAACCTATTGCTCCAGAAGTTTCTGCACCAAAAACTCAAGCTGACTTGGGAGTTGGTGCAGACAATAATCCAAATCTTGGTACCGGTGATCTCAACAAACCATGA
- a CDS encoding S8 family serine peptidase encodes MPKAAIFFSILLLSSFLANSYAFTGDDVYLQDNSQTIEFTSQIIDVDSNFFVENHFKRYLIFGTNTQNYDYLENNSIYGIKSDHGFFYVSLLSEKSASLLASQGIHIIEDSKLDFHSSDNEIVDATRIGEITGSKNAQLNYNASGNGTVIAIIDTGVDFSNPDIQHSLARDELNHPLMLDPDGQGIILTNSTFFAYIDENEIIRNYTKPIPEHMISSAYVTREGIFLDLSQGGKGSDIQIYNSFFPQIGSSPIFKGTLDKDMKIGQDNRNYIKSKSGEYRLGVIYQGGLSGPLAKVQVVPVLVVDSFIPGVYDTIIPDMSTSWEDYTRFSLPSGQQPNYDFDFTDEKPIVLGSGNEFLVYDSNNDGKTDYSAGTIGAQVLDVYGVIRNNSTEIDDKLNAINGTLLPALDPNGEFFGIMTDFMGHGTSSTASIVSRGQETYDIYNDTKKYSITGVAPGAKILPVKALWFGDTVYAWLWSAGFENGDNIWEFSGKPRVDIISNSWGISNFPSFKSAPGMDVLSLIQSILSTPHSLDDDYPGVVMVSSAGNSGHGYGTIGLPNASPFGITVGATTNNVFVGYGPFKDQPRFGNSTNHYNHVVDFSSRGPTAIGDPKPDVMSLGAHGFVPSNMIKTTKDSKDESFSLFGGTSMAAPLVSGSAAILIEEMTKQSQDYDSFMIKNILMSTAVDMNNDPFTQGSGLTNVNSALDYVHGKNGVFMVTNENSYENLKKILEPSIENFNHTAIGFQQFKLPSHSLPMASWFGGQLIAGDRTTATFTISNPTENEIIVDVKPETLALIKHTQFNGTTTPRQHDSILNKTDTFIPNYVKLSDVKPHEDLEDFFDEKNPIPDESSLMILNVNFPFDQFMNSTSDVYADDLKISSLYLYDWLDNNNDTKITSDEISLVNRGGSWGTVQEIRVSEPNEKFDGVPLVGVYPVPTRYSYWLGNTNQNSTSMDYTISASYYQNTKWSMLWPKSETITVPSNGVSTVDVTLVTPTDLETGVYQGFLNFQSKMHEVNTPVSFVIKEPITENDSTIIIHGKQNDDVLYGNGYTKGAFDMTNRYMAGDWRQYYFDVQNEFVNSAAIELSWTSDDTNLSVFVMDPLGQIIQTNVPSGVFGHFLGWPSLDWLGNSLFSQGGGFFPVKNKDDTSTVLYVPINQTGTYTLLTHSTLFGGNSTTEPITLAAKFTNISTELVSQNSEIIIEDETSSDLEKTTKNETISIEKETIVKETIISSNDSDSLLLVGIGIGIAIGIAIGIVSIIVIRQKPAK; translated from the coding sequence ATGCCCAAGGCGGCTATTTTCTTTTCAATCCTTCTTTTATCTAGTTTTTTGGCAAATTCGTATGCATTTACTGGTGATGATGTATACCTACAAGATAATTCCCAAACGATTGAATTTACTTCTCAAATAATTGATGTTGATTCAAATTTTTTTGTAGAAAATCATTTTAAACGTTATTTGATTTTTGGAACAAACACTCAAAATTATGATTACTTAGAAAATAATTCAATATATGGAATAAAATCTGATCATGGATTTTTTTATGTTTCACTTTTATCTGAAAAATCAGCTTCATTATTGGCAAGCCAAGGAATTCACATAATTGAAGATTCTAAATTAGATTTTCATTCATCTGATAATGAAATAGTTGATGCTACACGAATTGGCGAAATCACTGGATCAAAAAATGCACAACTCAATTACAATGCATCAGGAAATGGAACTGTAATTGCAATTATAGACACTGGAGTTGATTTTTCAAACCCCGACATACAACATTCTCTTGCTAGAGATGAACTTAATCATCCTCTTATGCTTGATCCTGATGGACAAGGAATTATTCTAACCAATTCAACTTTTTTTGCATATATTGACGAAAATGAAATTATACGAAATTATACAAAACCCATTCCAGAACATATGATTTCTTCTGCATATGTTACTAGGGAAGGAATATTTCTTGATCTTTCTCAAGGAGGAAAAGGAAGTGATATTCAAATTTACAATTCCTTTTTTCCACAAATTGGTTCATCTCCAATTTTTAAAGGAACTTTAGATAAAGATATGAAAATAGGACAAGATAATAGAAATTACATAAAATCAAAAAGTGGAGAATACCGTCTTGGTGTAATTTATCAAGGAGGATTAAGTGGACCTCTTGCCAAAGTTCAAGTCGTACCTGTTCTTGTAGTTGATTCTTTTATTCCTGGAGTATATGATACAATTATTCCTGATATGAGTACTTCTTGGGAAGACTATACTCGATTTAGCTTACCTTCTGGGCAACAACCAAATTATGATTTTGATTTTACTGATGAAAAACCAATTGTTTTGGGAAGTGGTAACGAATTTCTTGTTTATGATTCAAACAACGATGGAAAAACTGATTACAGTGCTGGAACAATTGGTGCACAAGTTTTAGATGTTTATGGTGTTATTAGAAACAATTCCACTGAAATTGATGATAAACTAAATGCAATTAATGGCACTCTTTTACCTGCATTAGATCCTAATGGTGAATTTTTTGGTATAATGACTGATTTTATGGGGCATGGTACTTCAAGTACTGCATCAATTGTTTCTCGCGGACAAGAAACATACGATATTTACAATGACACTAAAAAATATTCAATAACTGGTGTTGCACCTGGTGCAAAAATTTTGCCTGTAAAGGCATTATGGTTCGGTGATACTGTTTATGCATGGTTATGGTCTGCAGGATTTGAAAATGGAGATAATATTTGGGAATTTTCTGGAAAACCTAGAGTAGATATAATTTCCAACAGCTGGGGCATTTCAAATTTCCCATCATTCAAATCTGCACCGGGAATGGATGTCTTATCATTAATCCAAAGTATTCTTTCAACCCCTCATTCACTTGATGATGATTATCCTGGAGTTGTAATGGTATCTAGTGCTGGGAACTCTGGTCATGGATATGGAACAATTGGACTACCTAATGCATCTCCCTTTGGAATAACTGTTGGGGCTACTACTAACAATGTTTTTGTTGGATATGGTCCATTCAAAGACCAACCAAGATTTGGTAATTCAACTAATCACTATAATCATGTAGTTGATTTCTCAAGTCGAGGACCAACTGCAATTGGTGATCCAAAACCTGATGTGATGAGTCTTGGTGCTCATGGATTTGTTCCCTCAAATATGATAAAAACTACAAAAGATTCCAAGGATGAATCCTTTTCATTATTTGGAGGGACTAGCATGGCTGCCCCATTAGTTTCTGGAAGTGCTGCCATTTTGATTGAAGAGATGACAAAACAATCTCAAGACTATGATTCATTTATGATAAAAAATATCTTAATGTCTACTGCAGTAGATATGAATAATGACCCTTTTACCCAAGGTTCCGGTTTGACAAATGTTAACTCTGCTTTAGATTATGTTCATGGAAAAAATGGTGTGTTTATGGTAACTAATGAAAATTCTTATGAAAACCTCAAAAAAATTCTTGAGCCTTCGATTGAAAACTTTAATCACACTGCAATAGGTTTTCAGCAATTCAAACTTCCTTCACACTCTCTTCCTATGGCTAGTTGGTTTGGAGGACAATTGATTGCCGGGGATAGAACTACTGCAACTTTTACTATCTCAAATCCTACAGAAAATGAAATTATTGTTGATGTAAAACCAGAAACATTGGCTCTGATTAAACATACTCAATTTAACGGAACAACAACTCCTCGTCAACACGATTCCATTTTGAATAAAACTGATACATTTATTCCAAATTATGTAAAATTATCTGATGTAAAACCTCATGAAGACCTAGAGGATTTCTTTGATGAAAAAAATCCCATCCCTGATGAATCTTCTTTAATGATCTTAAACGTAAATTTTCCTTTTGATCAATTTATGAATAGTACTTCTGATGTTTATGCTGATGATCTTAAAATTTCTTCATTATACTTGTATGATTGGCTTGATAACAATAATGATACAAAAATTACCAGTGATGAAATATCTCTAGTTAATAGAGGCGGATCTTGGGGAACTGTTCAAGAAATTCGAGTGTCAGAACCAAATGAAAAATTTGATGGTGTTCCATTAGTTGGTGTTTATCCAGTTCCTACACGATACTCTTACTGGTTAGGAAACACAAATCAAAATTCAACATCAATGGATTATACCATATCTGCAAGTTATTATCAAAATACTAAATGGTCTATGTTGTGGCCTAAATCTGAAACAATAACTGTTCCTTCTAATGGCGTTTCAACAGTAGATGTAACTCTGGTTACTCCAACTGATTTAGAAACAGGTGTGTATCAGGGATTTTTGAATTTTCAAAGTAAAATGCATGAAGTAAACACACCAGTATCATTTGTAATTAAAGAACCAATAACCGAAAATGATTCAACGATAATAATTCATGGAAAACAAAATGATGACGTCCTTTATGGAAATGGATATACCAAAGGAGCATTTGATATGACAAATCGTTACATGGCAGGTGATTGGCGACAATATTACTTTGATGTACAAAATGAATTTGTAAATTCTGCAGCTATAGAACTTTCCTGGACTAGTGATGATACAAACCTATCTGTATTTGTTATGGATCCTCTAGGACAAATCATTCAAACTAATGTTCCTTCTGGAGTGTTTGGACATTTTCTTGGATGGCCATCACTTGATTGGTTGGGAAATTCTCTATTTAGTCAGGGTGGTGGATTTTTCCCAGTAAAAAACAAGGATGATACATCAACTGTATTGTATGTGCCAATTAATCAAACTGGTACTTACACATTGTTGACACACTCTACATTGTTTGGAGGAAATTCTACAACTGAACCTATTACATTAGCTGCAAAATTTACAAACATCTCTACTGAATTAGTATCTCAGAATTCAGAAATCATAATTGAAGATGAAACGTCTTCAGACTTGGAGAAAACCACTAAAAATGAAACTATTTCCATTGAAAAAGAAACTATTGTAAAAGAAACCATAATTTCATCTAATGACTCTGATTCTTTGCTTTTAGTAGGGATTGGAATAGGAATAGCTATTGGAATTGCGATCGGAATTGTTTCTATTATTGTAATTAGACAAAAACCTGCAAAGTAA